The Papio anubis isolate 15944 chromosome 1, Panubis1.0, whole genome shotgun sequence genome window below encodes:
- the INSRR gene encoding insulin receptor-related protein isoform X4, whose translation MAVPSLWPWGAYLPVIFLSLGFGLDTVEVCPSLDIRSEVAELRRLENCSVVEGHLQILLMFTATGEDFRGLSFPRLTQVTDYLLLFRVYGLESLRDLFPNLAVIRGTRLFLGYALVIFEMPHLRDVGLPALGAVLRGAVRVEKNQELCHLSTIDWGLLQPAPGANHIVGNKLGEECADVCPGVLGAAGESCAKTTFSGHTDYRCWTSSHCQRVCPCPHGLACTARGECCHTECLGGCSQPEDPRACVACRHLYFQGACLWACPPGTYQYESWRCVTAERCASLRSVPGRASTFGIHQGSCLAQCPSGFTRNSSSIFCHKCEGLCPKECKVGTKTIDSIQAAQDLVGCTHVEGSLILNLRQGYNLEPQLQHSLGLVETITGFLKIKHSFALVSLGFFKNLKLIRGDAMVDGNYTLYVLDNQNLQQLGSWVAAGLTIPVGKIYFAFNPRLCLEHIYRLEEVTGTRGRQNKAEINPRTNGDRAACQTRTLRFVSNVTEADRILLRWERYEPLEARDLLSFIVYYKESPFQNATEHVGPDACGTQSWNLLDVELPLSRTQEPGVTLASLKPWTQYAVFVRAITLTTDEDSPHQGAQSPIIYLRTLPAAPTVPQDVISTSNSSSHLLVRWKPPTQRNGNLTYYLVLWQRLAEDGDLYLNDYCHRGLRLPTSNNDPRFDREDGDPEAEMESGCCPCQHPPPGQVLPPLEAQEASFQKKFENFLHNAITIPKSPWKVTSINKSPQRDSGRHRRATGPLRLGGNSSDFEIQEDKVPRERAVLSGLRHFTEYRIDIHACNHAAHTVGCSAATFVFARTMPHREADGIPGKVAWEASSKNSVLLRWLEPPDPNGLILKYEIKYRRLGEEATVLCVSRLRYAKFGGVHLALLPPGNYSARVRATSLAGNGSWTDSVAFYILGPEEEDAGGLHVLLTATPVGLTLLIVLAALGFFYGKKRNRTLYASVNPEYFSASDSRSGSGWTGGMGKGDRRGAETDFQEIFLQKIALGLEPFRREEKLAGEVWQRAHLCFATLQLFAVYVPDEWEVPREQISIIRELGQGSFGMVYEGLARGLEAGEESTPVALKTVNELASPRERIEFLKEASVMKAFKCHHVVRLLGVVSQGQPTLVIMELMTHGDLKSHLRSLRPEAENNPGLPQPALGEMIQMAGEIADGMAYLAANKFVHRDLAARNCMVSQDFTVKIGGPSVWYSGRL comes from the exons ATGGCAGTGCCTAGTCTGTGGCCCTGGGGAGCATACCTGCCTGTGATCTTCCTCTCGTTGGGATTTGGCCTGGATACAGTAGAGG TGTGTCCCAGCCTGGACATTCGCTCAGAGGTGGCAGAGCTTCGTCGACTGGAGAACTGCAGCGTGGTGGAGGGCCACCTGCAGATCCTGCTCATGTTCACAGCCACCGGGGAGGACTTCCGTGGCCTCAGCTTCCCTCGCCTCACCCAGGTCACCGACTACCTGCTGCTCTTCCGTGTCTACGGACTGGAGAGCCTGCGCGACCTCTTCCCCAACCTAGCAGTCATCCGCGGGACGCGCCTCTTCCTGGGCTACGCACTGGTCATCTTTGAGATGCCACATCTTCGTGACGTGGGACTACCTGCACTTGGGGCCGTGCTGCGTGGGGCTGTGCGTGTGGAGAAGAACCAGGAACTCTGCCACCTCTCCACCATTGACTGGGGACTGCTGCAGCCAGCACCTGGTGCCAACCACATTGTGGGCAACAAGCTGGGCGAGGAGTGTGCTGACGTGTGCCCTGGTGTGCTGGGTGCTGCTGGCGAATCCTGTGCCAAGACCACCTTCAGCGGGCACACTGACTACAGATGCTGGACCTCCAGCCACTGCCAGAGAG TGTGCCCCTGCCCCCATGGGCTGGCTTGCACAGCGAGGGGCGAGTGCTGCCACACTGAATGCCTGGGGGGCTGCAGCCAGCCAGAAGACCCTCGTGCCTGTGTAGCTTGCCGCCACCTCTACTTCCAGGGTGCCTGCCTGTGGGCCTGCCCGCCAGGCACCTACCAGTATGAGTCCTGGCGCTGTGTCACAGCTGAGCGCTGTGCCAGCCTGCGCTCTGTGCCCGGCCGCGCCTCCACCTTCGGCATACACCAGGGCAGTTGCCTGGCCCAGTGCCCTTCTGGCTTCACCCGTAATAGCAGCAG CATATTCTGCCACAAGTGCGAGGGGCTGTGCCCTAAAGAGTGCAAAGTAGGCACCAAGACCATCGACTCCATCCAGGCGGCACAGGATCTGGTGGGCTGCACGCATGTGGAGGGAAGCCTCATCCTCAACCTTCGCCAGGGCT ACAACCTGGAGCCGCAGCTGCAGCACAGCCTGGGGCTGGTAGAAACCATTACTGGCTTCCTCAAAATCAAGCACTCCTTTGCCCTCGTGTCCCTGGGCTTTTTCAAGAACCTCAAACTAATCCGGGGAGACGCCATGGTGGACGG GAACTACACTCTCTACGTGCTGGACAACCAGAACCTACAGCAGCTAGGGTCCTGGGTGGCCGCGGGGCTCACCATTCCCGTGGGCAAGATCTACTTCGCCTTCAACCCGCGCCTCTGCTTGGAGCACATCTACCGACTGGAGGAGGTGACGGGCACAAGAGGTCGGCAGAACAAGGCTGAGATCAACCCTCGCACCAACGGAGACCGCGCCGCCT GCCAGACTCGCACCCTGCGCTTCGTGTCCAACGTGACGGAGGCAGACCGCATCCTGCTACGCTGGGAGCGCTACGAGCCACTGGAGGCCCGCGACCTGCTCAGCTTCATCGTGTACTACAAGGAGTC CCCATTCCAGAATGCCACAGAGCACGTGGGTCCAGATGCTTGTGGAACCCAGAGCTGGAACCTGCTGGATGTGGAGCTGCCCCTAAGCCGCACCCAGGAGCCAGGGGTGACCCTAGCCTCCCTCAAGCCTTGGACACAGTACGCAGTGTTTGTGCGGGCCATCACGCTAACCACTGATGAGGACAGCCCCCATCAAGGAGCCCAGAGTCCCATCATCTACCTCCGAACGCTGCCTGCAG CTCCCACGGTGCCCCAGGACGTCATCTCCACGTCCaactcctcctcccacctcctggtgCGCTGGAAGCCACCGACCCAGCGCAACGGGAACCTCACCTACTACCTGGTGCTGTGGCAGCGGCTGGCAGAGGACGGCGACCTCTACCTCAATGACTACTGCCACCGCG GCTTGCGGCTGCCCACCAGCAACAATGACCCGCGCTTCGACCGCGAAGACGGAGATCCTGAGGCAGAGATGGAGTCCGGCTGCTGCCCTTGCCAGCACCCACCTCCTGGTCAGGTTCTGCCCCCGCTGGAGGCGCAAGAGGCCTCGTTCCAAAAGAAGTTTGAAAACTTTCTACACAACGCGATCACCATCCCCAA ATCCCCTTGGAAGGTGACGTCCATCAACAAGAGCCCCCAAAG GGACTCCGGGCGGCACCGCCGGGCAACTGGGCCTCTCCGGCTAGGGGGCAACAGCTCGGATTTCGAGATCCAGGAGGACAAGGTACCCCGTGAGCGAGCGGTGCTGAGCGGCCTGCGCCACTTCACGGAATACCGAATCGACATCCATGCCTGCAACCACGCGGCGCACACCGTGGGCTGCAGCGCCGCCACCTTCGTCTTTGCGCGCACCATGCCCCACA GAGAGGCTGATGGTATTCCAGGAAAGGTGGCCTGGGAGGCCTCCAGCAAGAACAGTGTCCTCCTGCGCTGGCTCGAGCCACCAGACCCCAACGGACTCATCCTCAAGTACGAAATCAAGTACCGCCGCTTGGGAGAG GAGGCCACAGTGCTTTGTGTGTCCCGTCTTCGATATGCGAAGTTTGGGGGAGTCCACCTGGCCCTGCTGCCCCCTGGAAACTACTCTGCCAGGGTTAGGGCAACCTCACTGGCTGGCAATGGCTCTTGGACAGACAGTGTTGCCTTCTACATCCTTGGCCCAG AGGAGGAGGATGCTGGGGGGCTGCATGTCCTCCTCACTGCCACCCCTGTGGGGCTCACGCTGCTCATCGTTCTTGCTGCCCTTGGTTTCTTCTACGGCAAGAAGAG AAACAGAACCCTGTATGCTTCTGTGAATCCGGAGTACTTCAGCGCCTCTGATAGTAGGTCTGGGAGTGGGTGGACAGGTGGTATGGGAAAGGGAGACAGGAGAGGAGCAGAGACAGACTTCCAGGAGATCTTCTTGCAGAAGATAGCCTTGGGACTGGAACCcttcagaagagaagagaagttgGCGGGTGAGGTGTGGCAGAGAGCGCATCTTTGCTTTGCGACCCTCCAACTCTTTGCAGTGTACGTCCCTGATGAGTGGGAGGTGCCTCGGGAGCAGATCTCGATAATCCGGGAACTGGGCCAGGGCTCTTTTGGGATGGTATATGAGGGCCTGGCACGAGGACTTGAGGCTGGAGAGGAGTCCACACCCGTGGCCCTGAAGACGGTGAATGAGCTGGCCAGCCCACGGGAACGCATTGAGTTCCTCAAGGAAGCTTCTGTCATGAAAGCCTTCAAGTGTCACCATGTG